The DNA sequence GAGAACGCGTAAATAAAAGGCTACGATAAACTGTTCGTCCTAGTTCGGACGGAGAAGCAAGCCGAGTCGGTCAAGAAGCTCTATGGTGCGGAGCCTTACTATGCCTGGATCAGCCATTCCGGTAGATAAATAGCAAGCGGCAAGGCTAGCGGAAGGGTACAAAGACAGAAAACTATCAGGGTTTAGAAACAACTCTTGATATATATGTGAGCCATTCATACTTGGAACGAACTGGAAGCTCCTCCAAAAGCTCATACGAACAATGGCTTGCACGGATCAGGCAATGTATTGGCAAATTGGCTGCCGCTCAGTATTTCCTGGGTAATCTGCTAACCAGGTAGGTAAATATCATTTAGATCTGATCTGTCCAGGAACACTCACTTCATGATTCGTGCCCAGGTGTTGCGAGAGGTTATTCGCAGCAGCTATAACGCCAAGAATGATCCCTATCTGCGGTTTAGTATGAAACATATTACTATTCTTATTATTGAGCTAGTCCCAATAGTAAGGTGTTTCTTCCTGGAGTTACTGTAAGAGGGAAATAATCtataaagaagaaataaaacaaagGGAGCTATCAGCctgtgaagagaaaataggaCAACTGGCTATTCCCTCTTCTATTCATCTATTTtctatcattttctcttGCTATTTTATACTCATACATGGAAAGAAACTATTGATTATCCTATCTGTGAGATTCTGCCTTGGTGACTATCTGACAAAGGAGCGCGTAGGCGCAAGGCCAACCCGCTGTCAACATCCAATTTTCGTGCCTGCAGAAAACTACATAGACTTTTGTGGCTGGTCCCAAGAGTATAAGAGACTCAGTGCAAATATAGTCAAAATCAGGTTTATAAAGAGCGAACGATCATCCAGGCAATCAAAGCTGAGAACAGATGAGTAGGCTAGCTGCAGCCAGAAATGCTGCGTTTCATCCCATGTAGTGAAGGATGGATTCTCTTCAACCAGCCCGTGGCTTGGACGGTGAGAATGGCGGGCAAACAAACATCTGGTAACATTCCGCTTGAGTGGCGGTGGTACACATCTTTCCATTGAAGGTCGTTCCCTCGGCGCAGATGGGATCGGTGGTGATAACACACATACCGTTCTCGAGCCTGGTGCCCGGTGGGCAAACTGGTGGATTTTTCGTGACACACTTAGAGCCATCGAATACAGTGCCATCCGAGCAAACGGGAGGGATGGTAGAGACACAGGCATGGCCGTTGAAACTCGTATTCTCTGGGCAATCCGGGGGTCTCTCGTTCACACACTTGGAGCCATCAAAGGTTGTGCCCGTTGGACACTCAGGCTTTTCATTGGAGACACATTTTTCACCGTTGAAAGTGGTATCCTTAGGGCACCGGGGTGGCTTTCCGTCAATACAATCGCGCCCGTTGAAGGTCATTCCCTCCGGGCACTTTGGAGGCTTGCCACCAGAACAACCATGGCCATCATAGGATGTGCCGTCAGGGCATTTTGGAGGCGTAATGTCGACGCAGTTAGTGCCGTCAAAAATAGCATCCGATCCACAGTCTGGTGGGTCGGAAGAGACACAGTTCTTCCCATCGTAGACGTAGTTTTGAGGGCAGCGGGGCCGGTTCTCGTGTATGCACTCCTTTCCGTTGAAGATAAATGATGGCGGGCACTTGGGGGGTACTGGCACAACGCAATGTCCTCCAGTAAAGGAGCCACCAGAGCAATCAGGAACATCGGGGAAGCGACAGCTATGGCCAGTAAGAGTGGAACCAGGAGGGCAGGTGGGTGGTACGTTGAGCACGCAAGAGTGGCCATTGAATGTAGTCCGTGGTGGGCAAAGAGGAGGGTCGGAAGACATGCAGTCCCGGCCTTTTAAGGTCGTGTCTCCAGGACAGCGAGGTGGAGTAGGGGAGACACATTTGTGACCATCAAAGGTCGTCCCTTCCGGACATTCAGGTGTATCCTTGCTTACACAGTTCCCGCTGACAAACGTGAAGCCGGAAGAGCATCGGGGTGGCACTGAAAGGATACAGTCCTTGCCATTCCAGGTTGTCCTTGGGGGGCAGATGGGCTGCACGGTGGGCGTGAAAACACATTTGGTACCGTCGAAGTGGCTGCCAGGAGGGCAGTTGTCGCCCTCTCGTTTCAGGACACAGAATGACCCATCCCAGCTAAATCCGTCCGGACAACAGCGGACTTGGTCCTGGAATATGGACAGAGACTGCCCCGCAGGGCAGGACGCACCAGTCTCTACAGTACAGCTGGACCCTTTGAGGGTGGTACGCGGTGGACAAATGGGAGGCTGCTTGTCCTTGCACACTCCTCCATCAAAGACACCGGTCTTACAGCTTGGGGGCGTCACAGAAACACACACAGTGCCATCGAAGGTGGCACCTGTGGGGCACTCGGGCTTGGAAGAATGAATGCAGGTGTTGCCTTGAAGGACGAACGGCCGCTCACACGAGGGAGGCACGACGGAGATACAAAGACCCTCTGAGAATTGAGCGCCCTCTGGACAGCTAGGGGGTTCTGTGCTAACGCATCCTTGTTCACCATCAAACTGCATTCCACGCGGGCAAGTGGGCGATTGCTTGGTAACACAAATATTGTCCTTCAGTTGGGCGCCACTTGGACATGTAGGTGGTGTCGTGCTGACACAGCTATGTCCATTGAAGGTGGAGCCCTCTGGGCAAAAGGGGTCGCCCGTCGATACACAGTCCTTGCCATTGAAGCGTGATCCGGTTTGACAACGCGGGGGGTGATCGGAGATGCATTTCTGGCCATCATAGTGGAATTTCGGAGGACATAACGGTTTGCCCACGCATACATTTCCCTCCTGTACAGTGCCTTCAGGGCAGACATTGCTATGGGGCAAGATACACTGGCCTCCGACGAGTATGGTCCCAGGCGGGCAACATTGCTCATTGCCGTACTGGTCTTTCATAACCCGCAAGTCCTTCAACGTGATGGAACGGGGCGGCGACAAAGGCATAGATCCTAGTCTCGAGAGCGAAGGAGGGGATAACCGGACTTGCTCGGGCTCGGCTTCCTGTGTTGCGACAGGGCCAACCAACATGCCTGCACTAAGCAGGAGAGCACAGAGCATCTTATCCATGACAATCCTTAATGATAATAAGACGATGCGAAAAGATGTTTGTGTGGAGTTGGTGAAGAGGGAAACAAGCTGGGCCATTCTAGCATCTCTTATACGTCTCTTAGTAGCTTGCccacctcaaccccaacacTGGCAATATACATTTCCGGTAACATCGTTGAATACCATCAAGATGTCTCTGTCAATTACTGCGTTGATTGcgtcaatcaatcaattaccGTTCAATAGCCATCGAGATGCTGCGTGGTGAAGTCATAGAGTCAAGGGCTTTCAACGGATGCTTAGATAGCCAACGTCAATCCGAAAGCAAAACAGCAAATACGGCTGCTTTCGGCTTGCTCGTTTTGATTCGTGTCGTCGAGAATACGTCAGTGATCTTTGACTGAAAGCAAGTAACTGGTGGTTGTTGCTCTGCTGAAGTCCTGGTCAATTCCGCTTTCATCAAACTATTACTGTGGTTCATCAGCTATAGATCCAGTACATCAGAATGCATGGACATGTAACGGAGCGCAGAGAGAACTCCCCAAGAGGGAGTACCCACAGTGGTATTGAAACTGCACAAGTCAGAGCCACAGTGTACCATGACTCCACATTCCCTAAGCCGTACCATGGCGCCCGCAGAAATTGGAAATGCGGGGGTGTATGCTAAATACCATGAGCAGCTCGATGATTGTAATGAAATATGATCGGTATCATGAGCGAAATTGAGAATGGGAAGGTAGACGAGTCCCTTGGAGCATAGGTGGTTGACCAGCCTGGGTCTATCATCAACCAACTGTGCATACATCCATGTCTTCCACAAAGTAAGGGGCACGTTTAGAAAAGCTGATCATCAGCTGCGCCTCAGCAACCCCATTGATTACCGATAGAACCGCGAATGGGTGTATTCACTTCATTATCATGGGTTACCCTATCAAACACTTGGTCCTACgtatcaagaagatcgtgCATAGAGTAAGCTCAATCCCATACAGTATACTCGGTTCAAAGTTGACTTTGAATGACACCATATGACATGCGACAGTCTGTGTCTCGGCCGACGCTATCCACGGAACTCCAAAAGGTAGGCCTATATCCCCACATTCCGCAAAAgacaggagagaaaatgcGAGGTATCCAATGCGGCATGAGGAAATTTCAAACTGGCCCAATCCGCATACCAAATCCTACAATAGGAGAGAAGCTGAGAACGGTGTAACCTGCCACGGAATTCAAATCCTTGGAATGAATGTCCCTCACGTATCCGTTTAGGCTCTTGTGGAAAGGGGTACGGGATGCCAATTAAGGAACCAATGAAACTTTCCGGTAGATACATGTACTCCACATTTTTAAAGTTGACACATACAACTAACCATTATTCTTTGCGTTTTGCCTGGGCCAGGCCGATGGCACCGTTACCAAAGTCATATACACTATACCACCGTCTGAGGAATGCGTCTCCAAGTACAACCAAGGGGCCTGTGGGACCGGGGAAATCCATGGGGACCAAGGCACTCATGCAAAAGTTTTGTTCCTGGAGAGAATAGTCTTTGGGATCAATAGTGAAGTTATATTCACCCAGGACAAATGTAAGGGAGGGCATGAAACTCCGCTTGTCGCAGTCCAGTATGTACCTGCCCTGATAATCTCGCGTCGCGccgatttccttgtttctaGAACGGGAACTCAGTACATGCAGCATAATATTCTGGAATAAAAGCACTACTTACACTGTTTCAAAGAGACCAGATGGCAAGCCGATCAATGAAGAGCCAGTATTTAGAATAGCACCAGTGTCTTCAACATCAGCGAAATGGTCTCCGAAGAAAAGTCCACTAAATTCGACCTCCCAATAGGCCTTGCGACGAAGAGGAATTTTCACTATTTCCCCACTATAGTGTTGTTCGTCAACGCCGCCGAAGGTAATCTCGGAAGTACGCCCCTTGTATGTGTCACTGAGGTAAAAGGCAAAGACGGGCTCATCCAGAAGATTCTGGTCGAGCATGTTATAGAAAGGCGGGGGAATGCTATTCACAGAAATGGAAGCAAATCCCAAGCCTAAGATGCCATCAGCCTTAACATTGGAAAAGCCTGAAACTTTAGTAGCTTCCCCAAATAGCTGCTCTTGGACCTTGAGGTCGCCGATTGTAAAAATGTCCTCGGAGACGTGGCCGGTCATACCCCCAGAGCCGTAGTATATCTCGAACTCACTCCCATTATTGTGATACGTATCGGATAATGCTGATTTGTATTTCTTATGCTTTTTGCAGGAAATAGTTTTGCACTTCGACGAGGGAACCCACAAGTTAGCGCTCCCAGTATCAAGGACAACCTTGAACTTCTGCGGAGGGGTGCCGATCCTGATGGTGGAAAAATCTACATATAGCGGGTCAGGAGAGAGCAATGTAGTAAGGCTTGAGGGCTCGTACATTGAGTGTTCCTGTGGTTCTTAACTGGTATGTCATGACCCAGAATATCCGGTCCGTGGTCTTGCAAGGCTTTCTGATGAGTGTTGGAGCCTATGTACCTCTGTGAGGATGTTCGAgtatcatcgtcatcactgCCAAAGACCTGGATAAAGTTAGCTTCAAAattgctttgcttttgcccaGCGCTGCAATTGGGGGTGACTAACGAGGAGTTCTTTTTCCAATGGTACTCGGTGAATTTCAGCTGCCGTATAGCTTAGCAGCAAAGGTACTGCGAGTAGGATTGGCTTCATAGTAATCAGATATTGTAACAGTATGTAATACCTGAAGTTGAAAATTGTATGGGGCGACCTTATTTGCTCTAGGTGATGGCCGGATATGTGAGGCTAAAGcgagagaaaaagcgaaagaaaagaacagaaagagTGAGATCGTTTATGACACATCACCACCCTGCACCATCGATCCCCCAAGCCCAGGGCGGACGTGCAGAGTAAACTCAAATGATGGGTATGTCTGTCCACCAGTCATGACATCAGGTCTGGTCTTCTGAAGGCTTTGGGCTCTACAAAGCTAGAGGTATAATTAGATAGGCCCGCTTTCATTGTGGCGTGCATGGTCAGAAGGTTTAGTGGGTCTATACCTTTCAATTCAACATTTAGCTCAGCCCAGTGCGACGGTTGCAGCCTTCGGGAAAGTTGCACTCCTGttttgagaaggagatggtcTGACCACTACATCATAGCTAGGGTTCTGATCGAGGCTTGGAGGGAGACGAAAGGTTCTTGATGAAAACAGCACCCTGCCCGGTCTCGACTTGGTCGTGAtgtaagagaaagaatgccTATTGTCATTGAACGGGGtgtcctttctttcacaCCTGGCTATCCCACCCTTGCCACACATAGTCGATTACACGTCGATTGATTCTCTCTTGCGTCCTCTATGTAATGATATATAAATACTGAACAGGATGCAATTGCTCTGCTCCAGCTCTTGACAACCATGCTTTTGCGAATCTCTCAATTGCTCCCTGAATGATCTCTTCAGCTATTATTTCAAGATGTTCGGCACCCCTCTTCTACTACTGCTCCCATTGACCACCTCGGTGCTCTCCAAGACAAGTGATGCGGAATACAACAAGATCTGCCCAAGAGGTGATGATCTGGTGACGCTGCCATCGGGAAACAAGATTAGATACCTTTGCGATGACTGTTTAATTGACCCGGTCGCCGAACCTAGATCTGCAAAAACAATCGAAGAATGTGCCGATATTTGCAGCACCGAAGATTGCAAGGCAACTATTTGGGACAATGGACGATGCTTCTCTAGCAAGCTGACATATATTGGACCATCCCCGGGAAATTCCCCAGGCTGCATCTGGATGACATCCCAGACATGCCTCGACAGTAAGGACGATTGCGCTAAATGTGTAAATGATAAAGAGGAATGTGAGAATCAGAAACGCAAGTGCGAAGATGCCCTTGCAAAATGCAAGCCTGGTGATGACGAGtgcgagaagaaggcccgCAAGTGCCAAAATGATCTTGCTACCTGTGAGGAcgacaaggccaaggctgagaagaaagagcgcAAATGTCAAGATGACCTTACTACCTGTGAGGACGGAAAGAATgacttggagaaggagaagcgcAAGTGCGAAACCGCTCTTGCGAGCTGCAAGCCTGGTGACGAGGAGtgtgagaagaaggcccgcAAGTGCCGAGACGACCTTATTACCTGTGAAGATGACAAGGACAGGTctgagaagaaagagcgTAAATGTCAAAAGGAGCTTCTTACAtgcgaggatgagaagaacgAGTGTGAGAAGAACGAGCGCAAGTGCCAAGCCGACCTGCAGGATtcccaaaagaaagccagcgaCCTTCAGAAGTCGGTTGATCAATGTGGTAATGACCTGGACAAATGCAAGAATTCAGGCTCTTCCTGGGGAAAGACAGATGGAGAGATCAAGTGTAAGACCCTACCAAATTCCAGCAAGATGAATGTTATGCTAACAACTAATCAGGCAAGTCTGGTTCGTTGACCACCGCTACTCTCAACGGAAATAAATGGTACACCTTGTGTGGTTTTAGTATGTACAAACCTTGGTATCATATATATGTCCAGCTGCTGACGATACAAAGTTATCAATGATGTGAAAGGGGGTGTACGTGGTTTGACTTTGAAACAATGTGTGGAAAGCTGCTCCGAGGACGACAAGTGTAGGGCCATCACTTATGATGACAAAAGGGGCGAGTGCTATTTAGCCTCTAAGTTCAAGACTGGGGACATGCGGTACAGTGACTATTACCACACTGTCCTGCGTCTTACCTGAACCACAGGCGCATATTCCGTTCAAGCACACTGTCAATTGGACTGGGGCCACACCCATATACCGCTCACTATATACACAGCTGCAATATGATGAATCGTACTGCACTCTTGGCACCTAGGACGAATAATGgaattgttttcttcttagAAATATTGTTTTCAGTCTCATCACTGCAGACCACAAGAGAATGTGCCCAGGGAACCCCTTGCGTATGTATCAGGAACAGCAAATCCGCGCACCTACAAACGCTACCATCCAGTTGACGTTATAAAGGACGATAGTTACATTTACAGACTCCCTTCGCATTGCAATGGTTGCTACTCCTTGCTTGACTAAGGTAATCATGAGCACCTCACCAAAGCCTATCACATTACCCCCAATCATGGACTTATTTAAGTACATACAGCACTTTGGTGACCCTTTCTCCATATTCCTTCGCCCCCAGCTTCACTACTCTTCTCATGCTGTCATCGATGTCTTGTTGCGCTTTTTTAAATTTCTTTGGCTTTATCTTTGCGGTGATGATCCGATAGTCCATTTTCAGTGTGACTTTATCTTCAGGTGGTTCAGGCTCATTGTCCGACTCTGAGGCGTCGGGGGCCCCCAAAGCGTTTCGAAGCATATCGAGGAAAGACGTCCGCTGTTCAGTGGAATATCTGGGCGCCTCCTGTTCCCTTGTGGGCGCATGCCTCTCAGGCCCATTCTTCGAGGACGTGGCGTTCGTCGCCGGAGTTTTCAAGGGCTTCTCATTTTTCGTGACCAGATCACGATACACTTCCGTAGGCATGCGGATAGTGTTCAACATGATAGattggacatcttcatagaTTGGAGATTGCTCAGTGCCAATATTGTTCCGGTCCACCTCATTGACAAAGAAGGTGAACACGATGTGTTTTCCTTCCGCATCAGTTGGGAGTTGGGAGAAGGCGTTCACGAATTTCTGAAGCAAGTAGTCCAAGTCGCGCAATGTCCGCTTGTCATGGATCAGATGTGAAAACAACACGTCCAGAAGTTCCCGGTGCAGATCCTCTCTCGGTATATCTCGATTGATTGACATGTTCGGGGATGGCCTCACGTCCACTAATTTCGAGACACTACCTTCGGAGGCAATGGCTGTTTGGGCCGCATTGGCCACGTCAACCATTGCTTGAAGCACCTGGTCGGCAGTGTCGATCTGATTGTATGTTCGCTTCTTGACCAAGGACTCCCCCAGCTCGAGAAAGATTTTGCCTGTCATTTCGAGCAGTTCTGTGTGCAGCCTATCTTCAGCGTGATGCCGgggggcaaaaagaagaacaggagGCATGGGAACCTGTCCTGCTACAACCTGTTCCTTCGGCTCTTTGGAGGCCGTCTCTAAGAACTCCCGGAGGTTCTTCGTCGACGCCATGGCTAGAAGTCTTTAGTGGACACTATGGAACGGAGTCACAGCGTAATAATGTTTGAAGCGAGAGCAATGGAGCATAGAGttggaggagggagatggggTGGGTAGAGAAATGCAAAGCTAATATAATGTAAACGGAATAGAGGAAGCTTGAGAAGAAGCTAGTTTATGAGATGACTTATTTTCCCTATCAAATTACGTCGTACGTAAAGGTTCTAAAGTATATCATCGATGCATCCGGTCGATAGTCTGTCACTAGACACATCAGATACCATGTCGGTTGATGAATGCGTTAACTAAATTGAATGGAACATGGCTCAATTTGCATTTGACATCACCGTATCCAAACTGCGCATCATAGACTTGGGTCAGGTTAAACTTGATACCTGAGTATCAGTGGTGATAAACCGCAACCGGATACATTCTCACATGCTATGACATTATTGACTTCTTCCAAATGGATGGCAAAGACGCATGCGTATCAGTCAGTACTCATGTTAATCACGATTACATCATGGAGTAAGGATACGTATTGCTACATCTCAAGTTATATAAAGCTATCAAGCGGCTGGATATCAGCCTAGCGCATCGAAGACCTCATCAGGACAATCGAAAGAGTTTCTAAGTACGAGGACATTCTTCAAACCTTTCTTCATACCCCACTTCCTTTGCCATGGCTTCCATTGAGATTGATGAAAGCACAATCTCCAATCAGACGACTCAATATGTCTACCTCAGTAGGGACCCGGCGCCAGCATTGGCAATTCCTCCTGGTAAGGATTTGTTGAACTACACGGCAAAGATTGAGTCTATTTTCATATACGAGCCCAATACTGAGTCTGAGACTTGTTACACGTTCGGTGGGTCCCTCTCGCTGGGGCCTGGCAGCATTGccggagtcgttggtaaTGGCGAACAGTTCTTCCTTCAGTATTGCGTGGGAAGTGACCAGAGCCGGTATATGCTCCCACTGGTGAAAGCCTCCGGAGGCTACAAGCTGCACCGAGATGTCACGTCTGAGGCCTTGAGAGACGATACAATCCTAGACCGCATGCTGGAGGAACCGGACAATAATCTGGCCGATCATTTTGCGACGACGATGTTCGCTAAGggtggcaagaaggacaaagcCAAGGGCGCAGCTGCCCTCACAATCCAAACCAGGGGAAGCAGCGGCGATCAAGAGCacgagatcaagaaggccatcaaaATGCTCAACTTTATCGATTCGATGATTAGTGTCTATACCGCAAACAAATTATACCAAGAAGGCAACAAGCGAGGCAAACCGATAAGTGCAATTGATGAAACCTCCCTGTACATGAAAGTGACTGCCGAGGCCTACTTCGATGCAATCAACAACAAGCAATTAGCTGCTGTCATACAAAAGAAGTCCATGGCGTCAGCCAAGTTCAGTCAAACCTGCAACAGAGCCGATGTTCATCCCCAATTCATCAAGCAATTCGCGCAGGATATTAAACAGTTTGACCAAGCTGAATACGCCACCCTGGACAAGATACTTACGGAGCAAGTGCGCCAAATCCTGGATGGCAATATTCAGGTCAATAATACTCTTAGCTTTACACTTCTAGTAAAGCAACCCCTTCTCAAAAGTGTACCGGGCCTGAAAGAGCAAATTGTGGAGCCGACTCTTAGGTTTTTCTATATCACGTCCACTGGCCGGACTTGGACCGAAGTTGTGAAGAACGGGAAAAGCCAGAGCAGCGTGCAGAAGGTCCAGCTCGATTTTCAGTACATTCCCCAGGTGGGCACGATAAACCCGGACCTTTTCAAGCCGTTGAAGAAAGTATAcgggaagaagattatcagTCAAGATGCGGATGATAGCTTCATCCAGCAATACACCGTGTAATCTCTCGCAAGGAGCCACCTTCTCTGTGTTATCTTCATACGTTGAAGTCCGTTGCCACAAGGACAAAGGATAACTTACAATGGTTTGGCCAGTTTTGCGCAATCTCACAGGCATATCTCGGGTCAATCGTGTCTTTAATTGGTCAGAAGTCATTACTTTACTGCGACGCCGAAGGTGTTTATAAATCGATCTGAACTCTACCATATCAGGTAACTGCCAGTTTGTATCCAATACAGAAACAATGATTCTTGGACATAAAATAGTATATTCTAATAGCTATATCAATCTGGGACGCGTTGGGATTCTGACTGATGCTATCTGTCAATATGGTGCTCATAACAACTTACGGATTATTTTCGGGACATTATAGATAACCCTGCATATGAAGACTACTATTGGAGGATGCTTCGACATGAAATGCTCTAGGAGAATGAAAGCCAATTAATTGAGTCTGGGGTATGGAATGTCGGACAGTTCTCTAGAGCACTCTTGCAGTGGAGCTCAACATTCCGGCCTAGGTCATTCCACGGAACTGGCATCCTCGTGAAACATGCCTTGGCCCTTGCTTACATAGTTAATTCACCGGGTTACCTTTAGGGGTCAATAGGCTGTTGCATTCAGTACAGTGCCTTAGGGCTCCTTCGAATTCGCTTGTGTAGAGGACATCGAGTGCACAAATCTATACTGGTGCAGTCATACAAAACTATTTT is a window from the Aspergillus oryzae RIB40 DNA, chromosome 6 genome containing:
- a CDS encoding uncharacterized protein (predicted protein), which codes for MLCALLLSAGMLVGPVATQEAEPEQVRLSPPSLSRLGSMPLSPPRSITLKDLRVMKDQYGNEQCCPPGTILVGGQCILPHSNVCPEGTVQEGNVCVGKPLCPPKFHYDGQKCISDHPPRCQTGSRFNGKDCVSTGDPFCPEGSTFNGHSCVSTTPPTCPSGAQLKDNICVTKQSPTCPRGMQFDGEQGCVSTEPPSCPEGAQFSEGLCISVVPPSCERPFVLQGNTCIHSSKPECPTGATFDGTVCVSVTPPSCKTGVFDGGVCKDKQPPICPPRTTLKGSSCTVETGASCPAGQSLSIFQDQVRCCPDGFSWDGSFCVLKREGDNCPPGSHFDGTKCVFTPTVQPICPPRTTWNGKDCILSVPPRCSSGFTFVSGNCVSKDTPECPEGTTFDGHKCVSPTPPRCPGDTTLKGRDCMSSDPPLCPPRTTFNGHSCVLNVPPTCPPGSTLTGHSCRFPDVPDCSGGSFTGGHCVVPVPPKCPPSFIFNGKECIHENRPRCPQNYVYDGKNCVSSDPPDCGSDAIFDGTNCVDITPPKCPDGTSYDGHGCSGGKPPKCPEGMTFNGRDCIDGKPPRCPKDTTFNGEKCVSNEKPECPTGTTFDGSKCVNERPPDCPENTSFNGHACVSTIPPVCSDGTVFDGSKCVTKNPPVCPPGTRLENGMCVITTDPICAEGTTFNGKMCTTATQAECYQMHENWMLTAGWPCAYALLCQIVTKAESHR
- a CDS encoding uncharacterized protein (aspartyl protease), with amino-acid sequence MKPILLAVPLLLSYTAAEIHRVPLEKELLVFGSDDDDTRTSSQRYIGSNTHQKALQDHGPDILGHDIPVKNHRNTQYFSTIRIGTPPQKFKVVLDTGSANLWVPSSKCKTISCKKHKKYKSALSDTYHNNGSEFEIYYGSGGMTGHVSEDIFTIGDLKVQEQLFGEATKVSGFSNVKADGILGLGFASISVNSIPPPFYNMLDQNLLDEPVFAFYLSDTYKGRTSEITFGGVDEQHYSGEIVKIPLRRKAYWEVEFSGLFFGDHFADVEDTGAILNTGSSLIGLPSGLFETVNKEIGATRDYQGRYILDCDKRSFMPSLTFVLGEYNFTIDPKDYSLQEQNFCMSALVPMDFPGPTGPLVVLGDAFLRRWYSVYDFGNGAIGLAQAKRKE
- a CDS encoding uncharacterized protein (predicted protein) is translated as MFGTPLLLLLPLTTSVLSKTSDAEYNKICPRGDDLVTLPSGNKIRYLCDDCLIDPVAEPRSAKTIEECADICSTEDCKATIWDNGRCFSSKLTYIGPSPGNSPGCIWMTSQTCLDSKDDCAKCVNDKEECENQKRKCEDALAKCKPGDDECEKKARKCQNDLATCEDDKAKAEKKERKCQDDLTTCEDGKNDLEKEKRKCETALASCKPGDEECEKKARKCRDDLITCEDDKDRSEKKERKCQKELLTCEDEKNECEKNERKCQADLQDSQKKASDLQKSVDQCGNDLDKCKNSGSSWGKTDGEIKCKSGSLTTATLNGNKWYTLCGFIINDVKGGVRGLTLKQCVESCSEDDKLTITTLSCVLPEPQAHIPFKHTVNWTGATPIYRSLYTQLQYDESYCTLGT
- a CDS encoding uncharacterized protein (predicted protein) — translated: MASTKNLREFLETASKEPKEQVVAGQVPMPPVLLFAPRHHAEDRLHTELLEMTGKIFLELGESLVKKRTYNQIDTADQVLQAMVDVANAAQTAIASEGSVSKLVDVRPSPNMSINRDIPREDLHRELLDVLFSHLIHDKRTLRDLDYLLQKFVNAFSQLPTDAEGKHIVFTFFVNEVDRNNIGTEQSPIYEDVQSIMLNTIRMPTEVYRDLVTKNEKPLKTPATNATSSKNGPERHAPTREQEAPRYSTEQRTSFLDMLRNALGAPDASESDNEPEPPEDKVTLKMDYRIITAKIKPKKFKKAQQDIDDSMRRVVKLGAKEYGERVTKVLYVLK
- a CDS encoding uncharacterized protein (predicted protein), translating into MASIEIDESTISNQTTQYVYLSRDPAPALAIPPGKDLLNYTAKIESIFIYEPNTESETCYTFGGSLSLGPGSIAGVVGNGEQFFLQYCVGSDQSRYMLPLVKASGGYKLHRDVTSEALRDDTILDRMLEEPDNNLADHFATTMFAKGGKKDKAKGAAALTIQTRGSSGDQEHEIKKAIKMLNFIDSMISVYTANKLYQEGNKRGKPISAIDETSLYMKVTAEAYFDAINNKQLAAVIQKKSMASAKFSQTCNRADVHPQFIKQFAQDIKQFDQAEYATLDKILTEQVRQILDGNIQVNNTLSFTLLVKQPLLKSVPGLKEQIVEPTLRFFYITSTGRTWTEVVKNGKSQSSVQKVQLDFQYIPQVGTINPDLFKPLKKVYGKKIISQDADDSFIQQYTV